A region of Melitaea cinxia chromosome 15, ilMelCinx1.1, whole genome shotgun sequence DNA encodes the following proteins:
- the LOC123660273 gene encoding enoyl-[acyl-carrier-protein] reductase, mitochondrial produces MSFLRPIRKLILDTKCIYISRGVTFHNTSRNLTSRSLYYSEFGDPVDVVKFREVEVPPLKSQEVLVRMLAAPVNPADINTIQGKYPVKIELPIIPGNEGVGVIEDIGKEVSGMCPGDKVIITKPTKGTWRDIGIFEKDVLRVIPKNLGLIEAATLTVNPCTAYRMLSDFKPVKDGLVVVQNGANSACGQNVIQICKAWGIKNINIVRNRPEINDLKKYLEGLGATMVLTEEELRTTNIFKEKVVDRPALALNCVGGKSALELTRHLEKSGVMVTYGAMSREALNIPNAALIFKNISFHGFWMTAWNERASAAEKETMMKDIITLMCEKKLKGPVTKMVKFNDYKEALANALTTQGFTGCRNLRLPRLPCVPGDEGVGVVVEIGNKVCTVEPDERVVITSRLLGTWQYYGIYHERDIHVISPNIPLPEASMLTIAPCMAYRMLKDFRKIQPGQTVIQNAANSACGQCLIQLCKAWDIKTFNIVANHCNYESVKKHLLSLGATAVHTLEEAEELTTFNTSLTRPVLGLNCLGGRFEDVMLKLLEKNGTIVYYGSAFDIPIVKHVLRCDVSFNRFHLCHWDAHASVIEKDAMMNNIITLMVTGKFKAPTYQPLELKNYVHAFKHTVNCEAFSNNNYVFDFILT; encoded by the exons ATGTCTTTTCTTAGACCAATTCGAAAGCTGATTCTTGATAccaaatgtatttatatttctagaGGTGTAACTTTTCATAACACATCGAGAAATCTTACTTCGAGAAGTTTATATTACAGCGAATTTGGTGATCCAGTTGATGTTGTGAAATTCCGGGAAGTGGAGGTTCCACCGCTTAAAAGTCAGGAAGTTCTCGTTCGAATGCTAGCAGCACCGGTCAACCCGGCAGACATTAACACTATACAAG GAAAGTACCCTGTGAAAATTGAACTACCTATTATACCAGGAAATGAGGGTGTAGGGGTTATTGAAGATATTGGCAAAGAAGTATCAGGTATGTGCCCGGGAGACAAAGTCATCATCACTAAACCCACAAAAGGCACATGGCGTGATATaggtatttttgaaaaagatgtATTGCGAGTAATCCCAAAGAATTTGGGATTAATTGAAGCTGCAACACTTACAGTTAACCCTTGTACCGCATATAGAATGCTCTCAGATTTTAAACCTGTGAAGGATGGTCTTGTTGTGGTACAAAATGGTGCCAACAGTGCTTGTGGGCAAAATGTTATACAAATTTGCAAAGCATgggggataaaaaatataaatattgttaggAACAGACCAGAAATTAATGATTTGAAGAAATATTTAGAAGGCTTAGGAGCTACAATGGTACTAACTGAAGAAGAATTACGTACTACTaatatatttaaggaaaaaGTAGTAGATAGACCAGCATTAGCGTTAAACTGTGTAGGTGGAAAAAGTGCTTTAGAATTAACCAGACATTTAGAAAAGTCTGGTGTTATGGTCACATATGGTGCCATGTCTAGGGAAGCACTCAACATTCCTAATGCagcacttatttttaaaaacatttcttttcaTGGATTTTGGATGACTGCATGGAATGAAAGAGCTTCTGCGGCTGAAAAAGAGACAATGATGAAAGATATTATTACCTTAATGTGTGAGAAGAAGCTGAAAGGTCCAGTCACTAAAATGGTAAAATTCAATGACTATAAAGAAGCTTTAGCAAATGCTCTCACAACCCAGGGCTTTACTGGTT GTAGAAACTTACGCTTACCACGTTTGCCCTGTGTGCCAGGAGATGAAGGTGTTGGAGTAGTAGTTGAAATAGGTAACAAAGTTTGCACTGTAGAACCTGATGAGAGAGTTGTAATAACTTCAAGACTCCTTGGAACCTGGCAGTACTATGGTATATACCACGAGAGAGATATCCATGTTATATCCCCTAACATTCCCCTCCCAGAAGCTTCCATGTTGACTATTGCTCCTTGTATGGCCTATAGAATGCTTAAAGATTTCAGAAAAATCCAACCGGGTCAAACTGTTATACAAAACGCTGCAAACAGTGCCTGCGGACAGTGTTTAATACAGCTCTGTAAAGCTTGGGACATAAAGACATTTAATATTGTCGCAAATCATTGCAATTATGAATCTGTTAAAAAGCATCTTTTAAGTTTAGGTGCAACAGCAGTACATACTCTCGAAGAGGCAGAGGAACTAACAACGTTTAATACTTCTTTAACAAGACCAGTTTTAGGTTTAAACTGTTTGGGTGGACGTTTTGAAGATGTTATGTTAAAACTTCTTGAAAAAAACGGTACCATAGTGTATTACGGATCTGCATTTGATATACCTATTGTAAAACATGTTTTACGTTGTGATGTATCTTTTAATAGATTTCATCTTTGTCACTGGGATGCACATGCCAGTGTCATAGAAAAAGATGCAAtgatgaataatattattactttgatGGTCACTGGTAAATTTAAAGCACCCACATACCAGCCActggaacttaaaaattatgtacatgCTTTTAAACATACAGTTAATTGTGAAGCCTTTTCTAATAACAATTATGTGTTTGATTTTATCTTAACATAA